CCTCCGAGGAACCGGGTGCCGAACCCCCGAGATCGGCCCGCACTCAGCCCGGCAGGTGGCGGTTCGGGGCCTTGGCCCGCTCCTCGTGCTCCGGGAGGACGACGACCTCCACCCTGTGGGCTTCGCCGCCCCCGGCGCCTTGCTCGTCGCCCGCCGGCACCGGCCCCTGACGACTGCGTCCGCGACCGCGACCGCGACGAGGACCCCCTGCACGCGCGCGTGGTGCTGCTCCGCGACCGCCCCATCGGCGGCCTCACCCCCGCCCCCGGCGCCCGCGCCCACGCGGGCGGTTTCGGCAGCCTCCGGCGGGCCTCAGGCCGGAAACCCGCGCAACCGCACCCGGCAACCCCCGCACAGGCCCGCGCCCCAGCGCCCCGCACGCCCGCACGCCCGCACGCCCGCAGGCTGAACGTTCCTGCCGGATCGGCCGGGGGCGGTCTCACACCCCGGCCGCCGCCGCGTCCGTCCGCTTCGCCAGTGCTGCCGCCGCCGCGCCCACCAGCCCGGCGTCGGTGCCCATCTGCGCCGGCACCACGGTCAGGTGCCGGACGAAGGACAGCATCGCGTAGGTGCTCAGGGCCTTGCGCAGGGGCTCGAAGAGGATGTCGCCCGCCTTGCCCACTCCCCCACCGATCACGGCGATGTCGATCTCCACGAGGGTCGCGGTCGCGGCGATTCCGGCAGCCAGGGCCTGGGCGGCCCGCTCGAAGGAGGCGACGGCGACCGGGTCACCGGACCGGGCGGCGTGGGCCACCGCGGCGGCCGACGTGTCCCCGCCGGGACCGGGCCGCCAGCCGTTCTCCAGGGCGCGCCGGGCGATGTTGGGGCCGCTCGCGATGCGCTCCACGCAGCCGTGCGAGCCGCACGGGCACAGATCGCCGTCGAGGTCCACGCTGATGTGCCCGATGTGGCCCGCGTTGCCGGTGGGCCCGGTGTGCAGCCGGCCCCCGAGCACCAGGCCACCGCCGACGCCCGTGGAGACGACCATGCACAGGGCGTTGTCGTGGCCGCGGGCGGCGCCCTGCCAGTGTTCCGCCGCCGTGATCGCCACACCGTCGCC
This is a stretch of genomic DNA from Streptomyces hawaiiensis. It encodes these proteins:
- a CDS encoding ROK family protein — encoded protein: MHTDLVAALDIGGTKIAGALVDGRGRILVRAQRPTPAREDGDTVMRAVEEVLGELTTSPLWERATAVGIGSAGPVDASAGTVSPVNVPGWRDYPLVARVRAAAGNLPVELIGDGVAITAAEHWQGAARGHDNALCMVVSTGVGGGLVLGGRLHTGPTGNAGHIGHISVDLDGDLCPCGSHGCVERIASGPNIARRALENGWRPGPGGDTSAAAVAHAARSGDPVAVASFERAAQALAAGIAATATLVEIDIAVIGGGVGKAGDILFEPLRKALSTYAMLSFVRHLTVVPAQMGTDAGLVGAAAAALAKRTDAAAAGV